GGGTTATATGAGATGAGAGCATGGGAGCATCGTCATTGTTTTTTGCTTTCATATAAAAAACCATTGGCATAGAGGCTGATAGATATCATGCCTGTAGTACATTTTATGCCATAACACTAGCTATATTTACAGATGTTCAGGAACTGAATCTTTATTGGATCTTTCATGGCATCTGTTGTATTTTGTATTTCGGTTGCCAGTTATTCAATGCTGTCAATGAGCAATCGGATCATCAAGCTAGCTACTCAGACTCTCGAGGAGGTCATTTACATGCAAGCAAAAGCATTGAGAACATGACTGTTTATATGATTTTAAGGAGAAAGTGTGATTGTTGTTTACAGCCAACATTTAGATCCTAGTTTGATTTATGTGATGTCAAATTGTCCTGTTATTTGAAGTTtggttttaaaaaaatcattatggTCTGTTTGGTGATTTACattgttttttttctctctttgaaaatctgtgagACTACATGTTCTCTTAAAAGCAAAATTTTCTAATAGATTTTGTTCCGTAAAGAAAGAGGGTATATGACTGACAAAATGTTTTTTATATATCAAATTTGATTAATGAAAAAGACTGCTTTCTATTGGATATGTGATGTTTCTTCTCTCATCTTTCTTTTTTGTCAATTTGATTGTTCTTTCTACTTTTATTCTTTTTTGTTATCTCTTACTGTTATTTATATTTGTTAAAAGTATCTGTGTGGTTCTTTTAAGGAGTTGAGCCAGTTTAAAGCTCTGCTGTAAAGTACACTTCTTCTATAAATGTTCTATAAACAAGTAGTATATTTTGGTGTAATTAACTACTAGAGGCACCCTATGCATTACCATATTCTTACTTTGGCATACAAAATTTGTGCTGTCTCTTTGTTTTCTTCCTCCCTTGTTGTTGGTGATGGTGTTGTTGAATGTGTGTGTGTGGTGGAGTGGGGCAAAGATGCGGAATTCACATATATTTCTTTTGGTCTTTTGTAGGTCATGGAATTGGAGTTGAAGAAGTTGGAAGATACTATTAAGTCCATCCATGATGAAATGTTCTATCTGCGTGAAAGGTACACATCCTGTATAAAATTTATCTGAACCAGCATTAGCAACATTAATTGCAAGGCATCATCCTAGCTTTGCGTCTGTTTGCACACTGGAAATATTCAGTATAGGATTTTACCATCTGAtgtgaaatcgtatattctgttaGTTACGTCGTGATGATTGTTAAACTACTTATCTTAAACCAATAATTTGGcttttgatccactaactttatatcaaggtttgccgtaccggactgtaccgctcggtacgggtggtacgtaccggtccgacaggctagcggtacgcggaccgccctgtaccggtccgacaggctagcggtacgcggTCCGAcaggctacagtgctcggtacacctgggtgtaccgagcggtataccataccgtaccggtaccgagcccgggtcgaaacgccggtacggtacggtacggtgaacCTTGCTTTATATACCCATTATGTGCTGCCAAATCAATAGAATTAGTTGAATAATTTCATCATACCTAAGATCCAGCTTGCTGCTAATTTAACTTTTGCTTGTCATTTGTTTTGTTTCTCATAACCATCCAGGGAGGAGCAGATGCAAGACATGAACAGATCTACCAACTCTAGGATGGCTTGGCTAAGTTTCCTTTCACTCGCTGTCTGTCTTTCGGTGGCAGGCTTGCAGTTATGGCATCTAAAGACATTTTTCGAGAGAAAGAAGCTGCTTTAGTCCTGGTTCAGCCTTTTATCTCATACTTAATGGCATTTATTTGTACTAGGATGTTGTGGAGGAGAATTCCAGTGGAGAACTTGGTGTATCAGACATTGGCATTGAGTTCTCCAGACACTCTTTTATCTGAATTCTAAACCCCTTGAGGTAACACAAGTCCCAAGTCAAATATTGTTTGCTTCTAAGCTGGACTTGATTCTCTTTTTCCTGTTTtagtccaagaattttgtgatatACTATATTTACATGCATGCTACTAGATTTACTCTTCAGACTAAATGCATATCTTTATCTTGATAGCGACAGTAATTCGTGGGTAAGTGTTTCTAAAATTAAATATGATCATATTGACCCTTGGAATATCCGTATTCTTGTTACAATCACAGTTGGAGCTGGAAGTTTTTTCTTCTAGTTTTTGACCGTCCGAAAACTGGTTTCTTTAAAAACTTTGGGAATGGATCTACTGTTGAGATTTACAATGATGTTTGGGTTCTTGACATTTTCCTATCTAAGAATCCCACCTTTTGTAATATTATTGTGCCTTATAATTTTTACCCTAGTCCAGCAACTTAATTACAAATTTCTCTTGGAGCATTGAACCTGCCAATGAGTGTTTTATACCTGCTTTAGTTAACCAACCTTGTGCACAAATTGACATACCTCCTCTCTTAGAGCTGATATCAAATGGATGTGGATGTGTACTGGAAGTAGGAGACAGTTTAATCCAAAAGGGATTTGATATCAAAGATGACTGCTTTTAGATACCAAGCTGTGGGCTGCAGACCAGTGGCAGAGTTAGCAATGGCCAAGGCATGGATGCAGATCAAAATATTCCTCCGGTGCATTGCTTCACAGCCTGATTCAGACCTTCCAAAAGAGCTGCTGCTGCCTCCGCCATTGCAGGATTATGCACTGAGCAAGAAGAGCAGCCGAATTCAACGATGACATTGGAAGATGAGGTGAAAGCGAATCCCAGTCCTGCAGGCAAATTAGGAGAGGTAAAAGATCCATCACAGAATAAATTCAGATCAAAACCATTCCCCGCGGGTAAAAAAATAGGATGACATCATTAGGATTGGTTTACCGCTCCTAATCATTAGGATGACATCATTAGGATCAAAACCATTCCCTGTGATGGATCTTTTACCGCTCCTAACCATTTTTTTTAACTCGTCGTCCTTCTCCCCACCCAATCCTAAAAACCATTTTTTTTAGGATGACATCATTTGCAAAAGAATTCGTTTGCCATCATTAGTTTTATCAACCGGGGAAGAGATGACATTCGTATCCCCCACACAAACAATTAGGATATTAGATAATAgtccaatagaaaaaaaaaatcattccatTTGTAAAGTCGAAAAAGTACTGACATATATTATTGAAATGAGACAATGAGACATATTATCCTTTTGAATAACTAAGTTTAAGGATTACGTATTCTTACCCACCAAGATAACTTTGTATTTGGCGTGTTTCAAAAGCACCAAGATATTTTCGAATCAACTTGCTACATAGGAGAAGTCACCACTCCATAACCTTCCCAGTCTTATGATAAAGGTCTTGTTTGAGTCTTTCTATGGGTGAGTTTTCATAATAATAGTTAAATCCAAATTAAATGATCGAATTAGGCCAAAAATGATCTCCATGTAATGTTTCTTAAGGGATCATTGACAATTCCAAGAAAGTATATTCATGCTCACGAAGAAACAatgttgggaaaaaaaaaaatggagggaCAAAGGTCTCAACCAAAATAGAAATCAAAAGAGATGTAGGTTtatcacatttttttttttattgcagtACATAAATGAAAGCAGGAAGTGATTTAGGCTTCCCTGATGGAGATGACATCATATTCTGATTCCATATTTAGGGGGTTGAGGCTGCCTATTCTAGCTTTAGGTCTCCATTGAACAAGTTGTCACCCATTATAGCACTTTCATCAATGGTTTTTTTGAATGCAGTTACCATTTTGTCAACCTAAAGTATCAAAGGGAGGAGTGAGTCGTGTCAACAATACGAGTCTCTTGTTAGGAACACTTGCATAAACAAAAGACACGAAGAGTAAAGGCTCCTATTTAGAGGAAGGGTTAGCTGAGGCGACAATAGCCTCGATAGAaagaagggggaaaaaggggttgAAGAGACGAAGCGAGATGGGTTCCCTAAAAGGTTTAGAGGAAGGACTAACCCAGGAAGTGGGGATGGCCTTGCCTTTCTTCAATCTACCCTTATAGGTTGTAGCAAGAGAGGGTACCATTAAATATAGTGATAaggaattactagcatgatctctCACGACTATCTGACACTATGACAACAAGGAGGACTATAAAGAGAAAGAATGATCAATAGCATTAAATGATCATCTTGAAGAGGAAGCCATGTTTGAACTCTGACCACTAAATGACAGCTTAAGGTTGAGGCATTGTCATAGGATTAGCAAATCTTGATTTCACCAAAGCTTAGAGATCATAAACTTATTAGAGTAGTTGGGTTTGAAGAGGATGCATTCGAGGTTGGCTTTTTCCCATTACTCAGGCTAGAAGACTTGGGTCAACATTGGATCTAAACCTAAGGTCTATAGAGAAGGTTATCATTCTCCCATTATGAGGCTATCAAAATCCTTTCATAAGTGGTGGATCAGAGCTAAGTTGAATTGGATAGCAGGTGAGGATAGAAATTTTAAATTCTTTCATAAGCTGGCCCGTTCTAgacataaaaataatcttattttaaCCCTCAAGTCTTATGAAGTAACTAAGATTTCCGATACTAAATCAATTCTATTAGAATTTGTTAATTAGTATTTTGGCCTTTCAAATATCTCTTCTCCCTAAAAACTTTCTTCATAATATTCCTTCTTCCTCCCATGATTTTTTGGTGAAAGATTTCTTAAGGGAGAAAATTGTTAAGGCTCTTAAGCATTTAGGCAAAGTAGAAAGCCTAAACCCTAATAAATTTAACATAAATTTCTATCTATATTTTTGGAACAACTATTACCATCTCAACTAGTTGGTATCAAAATGTGCGAATATTAGTACGATCAaggattttttatgaatctcattatATCATGTCATCTATAAATTGCTCTCTAAAATCATTGCTAATAGGATAAAAGGGTTACTTGGCTCTTTCATTATTCATGAATGATATGCTTTTATCTAAGATAGAAATATATATGACAATATAAATATAGTATTTGAACTTATTTATTCTATATCTTAGTTTAAAGAAAAATCTCATTTGATCCTCTTTAAACTAGACAAAAAAAACTTACGATTCAAATGAGTTAGTAACGAGGCAACTAAGTTATCATTCTAGATTCATTGAGTGGTTGCATGTGTTTCATCTCCTAGCTTTACTTGTCTTGTCAATGACACTACCTCTAACTAGTTCTGTAGTAAAAGGGATTAGGTAGGGGGATTCActctcttagttttttttttaatctaatcgATTCTCTCCTCATTGATTTCTTATGAGATTTCTAATAAGAGGATTCTTCCTTTCAACCTGAAAGTGATGAGAATCTCTCATCTTATATTTACAAACAATCTCATCCTTTCCTTTAGAGCTATTCATCGATCTTATATTTCAATTTTAAGGATTCTCTAGGTGTGGTTTACGGGTCAATGTGGTTAAATCAAATATCTATTTTTTCAAAAATGCTTCTTCCAACATCATACATAAGGTTTGCAACTCATTAGGTATCAAGGAGAGGGGTATAGTCTTTCAAATATATTAGAACATTTATAGGTTTAGGTAGACTTTCTAAAAGCCATCAATCTTTGTTGGCTAATAAGGTGTTGGGCCGCATCAAGTGCTGGTACATTAGATACCTTATTAAAGTGGAAAGATTGGTCTTGGTTAATTATGTGCTCAATGCCCTCTGAATCCATGTCCTTAATAGTTGGGTATTTGAGAAGATCCTTCACTATATGTCCTAACTCTCTAGGGATTTCTAGTGGGATGATAAGTAAGATTCTAAAAGACTCCATCTCATGAGTTGAGATATAGTTTATAAGGATAAGGAGGAGGGGGTCTAGGTAATAAGGACTTCTTTAGAGTCAAAGAAGCAATTTGTGCCCAAAGACTCCTTCCCATTTTTAATGGTATTTAGTAACTTTAGGTATTAGTTATTAGAGCTAAGTATGACATTCCTCACGTATGGGCTGAGTTgggttataataaaaatatacataaCTAACTTAGGAAGGTTAGAGAGGAATTTAAAATCATTGtcgataaaaaaatatgatttctATGTGGGCTGACTCATGGATTTCCTATACATCATTATGTTTTTGGTATACTTTTGTAAATGTGGGGATAgtttctcatattttttttttgtgttggaTTTGATTTCTAATGACAGCTTGAGATGTGAACAAATATGATTCTCTTTTTCTTCGTATTTGAAAGAGGTGGTTAGTGAAATTTATGTGTCTATATCCCTTGATAATGATTAGTGAGGTTAGACAAAAAGCCCTGAAGGAGTATTTGTGGTGAAAGGAGCATATAAAATATTAAGCAACTTAATAACAATAAGGAGGAAGGTGGCCTAccaataataaaatttatatttttacactatattatagtattttcaataatatcaaaaaatactataatatagtgAACAATACTATTATAAACTTATGTTTTTCTAAAATAAGAAAAGTCTATATGTCAATTCATCAAATCTCAAAAGTCACATCCATTGATGGTAGGGATAGATAATGTATGGTACTaagtttttaattatttatcgaaTTAAAAAAATAGTTGAATATTTATATATCATGTGTCCTTAGCATAGAGAGATTGTATGTTTTGAGACTTAGAAtacagtctttttttttttttgataagtaatagaatAGAGTCTTTTATGTTAACAAAAATATGaatcaattatttatttattttttaatatatttttgctAACAAGATTTGAGATATTATACAAGCCAAACTAGATGTATATAAATGAAGAAGATATGATTTCGATTATCGAGTCTATTAATATCAAGACTCTTTAATTGTTATATACCTTTGACTCATTTGGAAGACTAATAATAATAGTATGATATTCATTGGGAACAATTAAAACGTCTCGATGATCAAAATAAGAACAACATATGGATGgatgatataaaattaattaaaatgatTTCATGATAAAAATGAGGGTGTAGGTCTTGTCGTAAAAAAAATCTAatgataaatgtatatatattgaaaacatatattatacataaaaattatataaattattttaaatgaagAAACATTCGAAATATTAGGATTGAGTCTGATTTCAAAAATACGAACGAACATTTAGAATTAGATGATCGATACATCGTCATCTCttatagatattattttttttagagaGTGAgtgcatttgattttttttatgtaatatatatttttctaaaaaattcaTATTCCCTTGATTTCTCCCAACGATTAACTACcttcttaaaaaaaaatcaaaaacaaaagcaACCTCGGACTCCACATCCCAAAGTTAGTTACCTTACCACAAGCTTGGAATGATTATAAGCGAGTCTCACAAGCCATCCCATCACCGTACCACAATCCATCCCATGCTTTCGAGCCTCACCCACAGATTCGCACCAATTCGAGCATCTTTGTTTAACCGTACATCCACCGTCCATTTCCTcgctcgacgcatcatcctcaacAATCAACGGCCGATGCCGCGTCCTTCGACCGGAAGCAAAGCGGGGACCCGCCGTAGCAGTACAAGAAACGGGACAGCCTATCAACCCGAGAGCAAGGACGAAGCCGACCAGATGGAGACGGGCGGGGTAGAGATCGCGTTCTTCGACGTGGAGACGTCGGTGCCGGGCCGCGGAGGTGGCGGCAACGGGTTCTCGCTGCTGGAGTTCGGGGCCATCGTGTTATGCCCGCGGCGGCTGGTGGAGGTAGCGAGCTACTCCACCCTCATCCGCCCCGCGGACCTCGGCGTCATCTCCACCGCCTCCGTCCGATGCAACGGCATCACCAGGGACGCCGTCGCCACCGCGCCGTACTTCCGAGACGTCGCCGACAACGTCTTCAACGTCCTCCATGGTGAGAAACTCGCCCCTTTTCTATTTGCCGTCTGTTCCACTTCTGACCGCCGAGTTGCCTCGTGTTGGTTGTGATCCTTGAGTGCGCTGTTGATGAACAGGACGGGTGTGGGCTGGGCACAACATTCTGAGGTTCGATTGCCCTCGCATAAGGGAGGCGTTCTCAGAGATCGGGCGGCCTGCTCCCGAGCCCAGAGGCATAATCGATACCTTGCCTTTGCTCACGAAGAATTTCGGGAGAAGGGCTGGCGACATGAAGGTACTGTTGCCCAATTTCAGATGTATTAATCTTGGTCTTCTCCATCTGTACTTGCTTTGGCTTGGCTCTTGTTCTCGGATCCAAGAAGTGGAACTTTCTAGGGTTTCGGGCATTGCTTATCTCAATTTACCGTCCCAGCTACCTCCAATTGCTTTTTAGATTAACGGAAACATGACTGGGATTATCTTTTATGCAGATGGCTAGTTTGGCGTCTTACTTTGGTCTCGGAAAACAGACACACAGGTATCTATTCTACCAGTAACCTAAACTGAGAAAGGTCTCTGCTTCTAATCAAGGTTATGAGCGAGACATGTGTTATATTGTTTTAGTTTCATTGGTCTGCTTCCTGCTATTGATCTGAACTAGCAGAATCGCTATTGTATTAAGATGCCTGCATCTGTATGCTTATGAGAAGTTGGTAAATACTATAGTTTGTTTAACCTGTAATTAGAATTGCCTAGTGCAGGCAAGAAAAAAACAGTAATATAGAGGTCGGTTGTAGATGAACCTTTAGCAGCCAAGCCGTTGATCATCAAACGAATTTTTGATGTCATCGATAGTAAACTATATTGAGTTCGAGAATCCAAAAAAGCATGGAATTATCTAATTTGCTTAAATTTTACATTCTTTAGCATGGCAGAGTACCCAAAATGCACCATATATTGAAGGGGAGTGTTTTTAAGACTTCTGCCTTCAGAATTTCCAGTGGACTTCCTAGAGTTTTGATTGTTGATATGAACAGTGACAAAAGTCAGTGGATGATACCTCCATTAGTTGTTTGAAAATAGAGATACAGCATTCCAAAAGGTTGACAAATTCTAGGTCTTCACTTCGCCTTTCAGTTGATATTCTATAATTTACAAGTTGTTCCATATATTTTCTGGTCACGTTTCTGCTTAAATGTTATCCTTCTTGGATTTATTTCATTCTGATACCCTGAATTTTATGTAAATGACCATTATCTATGTATGCTTTTGGATCCTTCTTTCCTCATTTGGGTATCCACATGTTTTCCATTGAATTAGCACAATAAATTCTTATGTGGAATCTCTTGTCCCTTCTTTGTAAATATATTGTTCTGTTCATATTCAGCCAAGCTTGATGGATCATGTAGCACAGCGTATTCGTGTTCCTCTGTCATCATAGTTATGTGATTGTTCATGCTATATTGCCTGGTAACAGAGACAACTGAGCAAGAGTAAGGACTTCAATAGATCCTACAGGACTATGAGGAGCAATTCAATCTCATCCTTTGTTCTGGTCATTTGTCTAATTCTTGCATAATGAGTAAATGACTGCAAACATGGATCCATGCTTGGCCTTTGTCTAGATTTAACAATAAGTTTTGATATAATTCCAGACTAATGTCTTTTCATAAATCTCTGTCTGGTCAGGAGCTTAGATGATGTTCGAATGAACCTAGAAGTGTTCAAGTATTGTGCTACCGTTCTTTTCTTGGTAAGTATACAACTTTTTTCCATggtgtgattttttttttgaaggaaaGGTATAAACTTTTCCAGTGGTTGTGGCCTGGTTAAGGCCTTCCTTTCATTTTTATTTGGGGGTACAATTAGCTAAAAGTCTAGTTTCCACAGGAGGCGAGTCTCCCAGATGTGTTTTCTATGGCCAGTTTGGAGTACAATCACACAGCATCCGGAACTGAGGCTAATGGCCATACTTCTGCTGATCAAAGTCCAAACTCTTCTGTTGTTCCATTCAGCAGGAAACAAAAATCAGTCTTGAGCCAGGTTATATTGGAGCCCAATGATAGAGCTGGATCCAGTATGCCGATATCAAATGGGGTTCCTTCTGACTTGGCGTCACATATGGAGCAGATGAAAATAGATTCCCTGCAGACAGAACCAGCATGTAACTCTGAGATGCCCTGTGCCACAACTCCCGCATCTGAAAGTTCCAGTAGTCATGCTGGATTTTTGAAGCCTGATGAAGTGTTGCCACAGCAGATCAGTGCACCCGTGATCCAAGGTAGTCGCAAGACAATCCTACTTCACAGAGATTGCCCTTTGCAGCTTTGTTGTATGGGAATGAGGATCCATTTTGGGGTCAGTTCTAAATTTATGGACTATGCCGGACGGCCAAAACTTAGTATTGTGGTTGATGCTCCAGAGAACTTGTGCAAGGTTTTGGATGTCTGCGACCAAGTTGCTCAAATATCATCTGAAAATTCTGGTAGCAACTCTGAATGGCGAACTTTGCTAAAGAGGAATGACTACTCAAATACTTTTACCATTCGCCTGCAGTAAGTTCCCTGAGATCTAAATACTTTTACCATTCATCTTCGGCGATCCCTGTGGTCTTAAGTATCTTACACCTTTATCTAACAATCTTAGCATAA
The window above is part of the Musa acuminata AAA Group cultivar baxijiao chromosome BXJ1-1, Cavendish_Baxijiao_AAA, whole genome shotgun sequence genome. Proteins encoded here:
- the LOC135673555 gene encoding protein NEN1-like, producing MPRPSTGSKAGTRRSSTRNGTAYQPESKDEADQMETGGVEIAFFDVETSVPGRGGGGNGFSLLEFGAIVLCPRRLVEVASYSTLIRPADLGVISTASVRCNGITRDAVATAPYFRDVADNVFNVLHGRVWAGHNILRFDCPRIREAFSEIGRPAPEPRGIIDTLPLLTKNFGRRAGDMKMASLASYFGLGKQTHRSLDDVRMNLEVFKYCATVLFLEASLPDVFSMASLEYNHTASGTEANGHTSADQSPNSSVVPFSRKQKSVLSQVILEPNDRAGSSMPISNGVPSDLASHMEQMKIDSLQTEPACNSEMPCATTPASESSSSHAGFLKPDEVLPQQISAPVIQGSRKTILLHRDCPLQLCCMGMRIHFGVSSKFMDYAGRPKLSIVVDAPENLCKVLDVCDQVAQISSENSGSNSEWRTLLKRNDYSNTFTIRLHIPTVANGDGAVSSTDIYQKDPRGNMQKLELSKLDAAELDQIFLSGTAVDACFSTDIYDYQQNAGIRLVARRLVVNSR